The following proteins are co-located in the Deltaproteobacteria bacterium genome:
- a CDS encoding glutathione S-transferase family protein, translating into MAIVLYYAPNTCALAPYVTLTEAGANFEARPLNFRKRQNFTPEYLKINPKHKVPALAVDGKILTENVAIHQWVHRTFPNAKILPADPWDQLQAISLHAWCASGIHPFLSRINNPGKVSDSAGSADSVVKFATEGLFENFKIGDDLLAGREYFFAHFTAPDAHFFWCCRRATQLGVDLSAFPNVVAHFKRMQERASVKKLLAFENEVNEAFAKG; encoded by the coding sequence ATGGCAATCGTTCTGTACTACGCCCCCAACACCTGCGCCCTCGCGCCCTATGTTACGCTGACCGAAGCCGGCGCCAACTTCGAAGCTCGGCCGCTCAATTTTCGCAAACGGCAGAACTTCACGCCCGAGTACCTGAAGATCAACCCGAAGCACAAAGTGCCGGCGCTGGCGGTCGACGGCAAAATCTTGACCGAGAACGTTGCCATTCATCAATGGGTCCATCGCACGTTTCCGAATGCGAAGATTCTGCCCGCCGACCCGTGGGACCAGTTGCAGGCGATCTCGCTGCACGCCTGGTGCGCCAGCGGTATTCACCCGTTTCTGAGCCGGATCAACAACCCCGGCAAAGTCAGCGACAGCGCCGGCAGCGCCGATAGCGTGGTGAAATTCGCAACCGAGGGGCTATTTGAGAACTTCAAAATCGGCGACGACTTGCTCGCGGGACGCGAGTACTTTTTCGCCCATTTCACCGCCCCGGACGCGCATTTTTTCTGGTGCTGCCGCCGCGCCACCCAGTTAGGTGTGGACCTTTCAGCCTTTCCCAACGTTGTCGCCCATTTCAAGCGCATGCAGGAGCGCGCAAGCGTCAAGAAACTGCTCGCCTTTGAGAATGAAGTGAACGAAGCTTTTGCCAAAGGCTAA
- a CDS encoding YncE family protein has product MPPVIDPNNLYSETRSDKLSPVVAKHLHRVYVPNRSSNDVWVIDPATYKVVDKFKVGINPQHVVPSWDLKTLWVNNNAEGRHDGSVTPIDPVTGKPGKNIPVDDPYNMYFTPDGSAAIIVAEARKRLDFRDPQTMAMKFSINTPQCAGINHADFSADGRYGIFTCEFAQTLAKIDLVERKVIGYLKLSKGGMPQDVRISPDGKIFYVADMKAEGIFLIDGEKFTEIGHIKTGLGAHGLYPSRDGTKLYIANRGVAKVYGPPKGKGSLSVLDFATRKVENTWPIPGGGSPDMGNVTIDGKEIWLSGRYDNEIYVFDTANGNVKKIPVRSEPHGLTVWPQPGRFSLGHTGNLR; this is encoded by the coding sequence ATGCCGCCGGTGATCGATCCTAACAACCTCTACAGCGAAACCCGCTCGGACAAGCTCAGCCCGGTGGTCGCTAAGCACCTGCATCGGGTCTATGTGCCGAACCGCAGCTCCAATGACGTCTGGGTGATCGACCCGGCAACTTATAAAGTCGTCGACAAATTCAAGGTCGGCATCAACCCGCAGCACGTTGTGCCGTCTTGGGACTTAAAAACCCTTTGGGTCAACAACAACGCCGAAGGCCGCCATGACGGCAGCGTCACCCCCATCGACCCAGTCACCGGCAAGCCCGGCAAGAACATCCCGGTGGACGATCCGTATAATATGTACTTCACGCCGGACGGCAGCGCCGCCATCATCGTCGCTGAAGCGCGCAAGCGCCTCGACTTCCGCGACCCACAAACCATGGCAATGAAATTTTCCATCAACACACCGCAGTGCGCCGGCATCAACCATGCCGATTTCTCCGCCGACGGCCGCTACGGCATTTTTACGTGTGAGTTTGCCCAGACGCTCGCCAAGATCGACCTCGTCGAAAGGAAAGTCATCGGTTATCTGAAGCTCTCGAAAGGCGGCATGCCACAGGATGTGCGCATCTCCCCCGACGGCAAGATTTTCTACGTCGCCGATATGAAGGCCGAAGGAATATTTCTCATCGATGGCGAGAAATTCACCGAAATCGGCCACATCAAAACCGGCCTTGGCGCCCATGGCCTCTACCCGAGCCGCGACGGCACCAAACTCTACATCGCCAACCGCGGCGTCGCCAAAGTCTACGGACCGCCAAAAGGGAAAGGCAGCCTCTCGGTGCTCGATTTCGCAACCAGAAAAGTCGAAAACACTTGGCCCATCCCCGGCGGCGGCAGCCCCGACATGGGCAACGTGACGATCGACGGCAAAGAGATCTGGCTCTCCGGCCGCTATGACAATGAAATCTACGTGTTCGACACGGCCAACGGCAACGTGAAAAAAATCCCGGTTAGGTCCGAACCGCACGGCTTGACCGTTTGGCCGCAGCCTGGAAGATTTTCGCTTGGACATACGGGGAATTTACGGTAG
- a CDS encoding xanthine dehydrogenase family protein molybdopterin-binding subunit yields the protein MSDLTVIGKPVTRVDANEKVTGQIVYGYDLVLPNMLYGKTLFSTKAHAKIKRIDTGKAKAVPGVVAVVTGEDAPWTHGEAVKDKPFLAQGKVRYIGEPVAAVAAEDEDTAQAAVKLIEVEYEDLPVYTDPEDAAKMDCVAIHPDYDSYRKADFMVRGAAPNVCEHFKLRTGDVAKGFAESDLVLDERYFVPMIQHSAMEPHSAHAQWDEAAGRLTLWVANDAPFRALHEITEALSLPKEKVRFINPAQGGGFGSKGGLKCEPIAVALAFKTGGRPVRVKFNREETFISTLTRHEAVVYCKTGVKKDGTIMAREMTIYWGAGAYAEKSPTVCIRGSLPAPGPYRIPHVKVDGYAVYTNKPVAGSYRGYGIPQGAWAGEQQMDELAKKLGMDPIDIRMKNMFVEGDTSYWGEQLHAVGLKETLVKATQAIDYGKKPAKQKPGVKIGKGFACIQKPTRSPTTSNAGVNVNAQGEVTVLAGTVEIGQGCNTILSQVAAEELKVPMDKVQMHQLDTDVIPYDASTTSSRSTYHMGNAVRRAAIHAREQIMEAASPMLEVGVQDLGYADGKVFPKDQPQQALPIGEVVKRKLGINGVVHGDGSYTYEIGKDLDLETGHSDHASAFYMYATQAAEVEVDEDSGRVRVLRMSAAHDVGKAINPLNCAAQIEGGVIMGVGSALHEEMVIDNTGKVRNPSFLDYHLVTSLDCPELIPIIVECPEPEGPYGAKGLGEPGLAPTPAAIGNAVTDATGVRVYDLPLKPENVFWALQKNKKSAA from the coding sequence ATGTCCGACCTAACCGTCATCGGAAAACCCGTTACCCGCGTCGACGCCAACGAAAAAGTCACCGGCCAGATCGTTTACGGCTATGACCTCGTGTTGCCCAACATGCTCTACGGCAAAACCCTGTTCAGCACCAAGGCGCACGCCAAGATCAAGCGCATCGACACCGGCAAAGCCAAGGCGGTGCCTGGCGTGGTCGCCGTCGTCACCGGCGAAGACGCGCCCTGGACCCACGGCGAGGCGGTCAAAGACAAACCGTTTCTCGCCCAGGGCAAAGTTCGCTACATCGGCGAACCGGTGGCCGCCGTCGCCGCGGAAGATGAAGACACGGCCCAAGCCGCGGTCAAATTGATCGAGGTCGAATACGAAGACCTGCCGGTGTACACCGATCCGGAAGACGCCGCCAAGATGGACTGTGTGGCCATCCACCCAGACTACGATTCCTACCGCAAGGCCGACTTCATGGTGCGCGGCGCGGCGCCGAATGTTTGCGAGCATTTCAAGCTGCGCACCGGCGATGTTGCCAAGGGTTTTGCCGAATCCGATCTGGTGCTCGACGAGCGCTACTTCGTGCCGATGATTCAACACTCGGCGATGGAGCCTCATTCTGCCCATGCGCAGTGGGACGAAGCGGCTGGCCGGCTGACCCTTTGGGTCGCCAACGACGCGCCGTTCCGCGCGCTGCACGAGATCACCGAGGCATTGAGCCTGCCCAAAGAAAAAGTCCGTTTCATTAATCCGGCGCAAGGCGGCGGCTTCGGCTCCAAAGGCGGCTTGAAGTGCGAACCGATCGCAGTCGCGCTCGCCTTCAAAACTGGCGGCCGTCCGGTGCGCGTGAAGTTCAACCGGGAAGAGACTTTCATCTCGACGCTGACGCGCCACGAAGCGGTGGTTTATTGCAAAACCGGCGTCAAGAAAGACGGCACGATCATGGCGCGCGAGATGACGATTTATTGGGGCGCCGGCGCCTACGCCGAAAAGAGCCCGACGGTGTGCATCCGCGGCAGTCTGCCGGCACCGGGGCCGTATCGCATCCCCCACGTCAAAGTCGACGGTTATGCCGTCTACACCAACAAGCCGGTGGCCGGCTCCTACCGCGGCTACGGCATCCCGCAGGGCGCCTGGGCGGGCGAGCAACAGATGGACGAGCTAGCCAAGAAGCTCGGCATGGACCCCATCGATATTAGAATGAAAAACATGTTCGTCGAGGGCGACACGTCCTACTGGGGCGAACAGCTGCACGCGGTCGGTTTGAAAGAAACGTTGGTCAAAGCCACCCAAGCGATCGATTACGGCAAAAAACCGGCAAAGCAAAAGCCTGGTGTCAAAATCGGCAAGGGTTTTGCCTGCATTCAGAAGCCGACCCGTTCGCCGACCACTTCCAATGCCGGCGTCAACGTCAATGCCCAGGGCGAAGTCACCGTGCTGGCCGGCACCGTGGAGATCGGCCAGGGCTGCAACACGATCCTGTCGCAAGTCGCCGCTGAAGAGCTCAAGGTCCCGATGGACAAAGTCCAGATGCACCAGCTCGACACCGATGTCATCCCCTACGACGCGTCGACGACCTCGAGCCGCAGCACCTATCACATGGGCAACGCGGTGCGCCGCGCCGCGATCCACGCGCGCGAGCAGATCATGGAAGCGGCGAGCCCAATGCTCGAAGTCGGCGTGCAAGACTTGGGCTATGCCGACGGCAAAGTGTTCCCCAAAGACCAGCCTCAACAGGCGCTGCCCATCGGCGAAGTCGTCAAGCGCAAGCTTGGCATCAACGGTGTGGTGCACGGCGATGGCTCCTACACCTACGAGATCGGCAAAGACTTGGATCTGGAAACCGGTCACAGCGACCACGCCTCGGCGTTTTACATGTATGCGACCCAAGCCGCCGAAGTCGAAGTTGACGAAGACAGCGGCCGGGTGCGCGTGCTGCGCATGTCGGCGGCCCACGATGTTGGCAAGGCGATCAATCCATTGAACTGCGCCGCGCAGATCGAAGGCGGCGTCATCATGGGCGTCGGCTCCGCGCTGCACGAAGAGATGGTCATCGATAACACCGGCAAGGTGCGCAATCCGTCGTTCTTGGATTATCACTTGGTGACTTCCCTCGACTGTCCGGAACTGATCCCGATCATCGTCGAGTGCCCAGAACCCGAGGGCCCCTACGGCGCCAAAGGTCTCGGCGAGCCAGGTCTGGCACCGACCCCGGCGGCCATCGGCAACGCCGTTACCGATGCCACCGGGGTGCGCGTCTACGATTTGCCGCTGAAGCCGGAAAATGTTTTCTGGGCCCTGCAAAAGAACAAAAAAAGCGCCGCCTAG
- a CDS encoding (2Fe-2S)-binding protein, whose protein sequence is MNKPIQFTLNGKSVSRTVPNHRLLLDLLRDEIGMTGTKEGCGTGDCGACTVSVNGKPVNSCLILSGELDGADITTIEGLKIGPELHPIQQAFVQDGGAQCGYCTPGMLMMSKALLDGNKNPTDEEIRYALSGNLCRCTGYAKIVQAVKDAAAIMRK, encoded by the coding sequence ATGAACAAACCAATCCAATTCACCCTCAACGGCAAATCCGTCAGCCGCACCGTGCCCAACCATCGCCTGTTGCTCGATCTATTGCGCGATGAAATCGGCATGACTGGAACCAAAGAAGGCTGCGGCACCGGCGACTGCGGCGCCTGCACGGTTAGTGTGAACGGCAAGCCCGTCAATTCGTGCTTGATTCTCTCAGGCGAGCTCGATGGCGCCGATATTACGACGATCGAAGGGTTGAAGATCGGCCCTGAGCTGCACCCGATTCAGCAAGCTTTCGTGCAGGACGGCGGCGCCCAGTGCGGCTACTGCACGCCCGGCATGCTGATGATGTCCAAGGCATTGCTCGACGGTAACAAGAATCCGACCGACGAAGAGATTCGCTACGCACTGTCCGGCAACCTTTGCCGCTGCACCGGCTATGCGAAGATCGTTCAGGCGGTGAAAGACGCCGCTGCGATAATGCGAAAATAA